In the Populus nigra chromosome 2, ddPopNigr1.1, whole genome shotgun sequence genome, TTTATCCTTCAAAGCATATCTGAAAGCTTTTAGAATACAGTATCGATTCTCCCTCAATTGCAAAATAATGGGGAGTGAAAATTCATCAAGTATACTGGCCAGCTCTCCCGCAAACTATGATATACGACAGAAAACTTCACAACCAAACAAGGAGAGAAGAATTGAAAACATTTTGAGGCAGGAGCACTTACTGTTGAGTGCCAGCTTGTTGAACCAACTGCGAATATATGTATTCATCTACCCTCTGTTTTGCTAGCGCCACCTATAATGCATCCAGCagtttcaataaaaagaaaaccttgGAAAATACAACTTAGAGCTATAAGAACACTACAGCtccttttctaagaaaaaaccaATACCAGTTAATTAAACAAACACTTTTGATTGGCTCTTTTGATACATAAGATTACGTTACAAAAACATGAGGACAATAAGCAAAGCCCataaaatagttgttttttatatgttacAATGATGAacttttttgagtttttcttatttgttgtgGAAAATTGATGGTTGACAGTAGGAATACCTGCTGAGAACTACCAGCTAGTTGTATATGCCTATGTTTTTGTGCACCTTTCCCACCATGAACCTGCAGAAGAGAAAACCAAAGAGAATAATACTCACTCGTCCTCACCAAATTGTATATTGCAATGTTTTTGTCAAGCTAGGCAGCTAGTGAAACAGGTAATTTATGAAATCAATAAACCCAGAACTgataaaagatttaaatatttGCATTCTCAACCAGAAATCAGTAAGAGATTGGGAATTGGATATCACAGATAAAGATTTGGACATCTGCTGACCTTGATTACTGCTCCAGACTCCACTCTGATCCTTGATATATTAGAACCACTTCTTCCTATCAAGCCACCCATCATTGTCTCCGGGACCATCATCTCCATGGTTACATAATCAGCTGCAAGATTGGTTGTCCTAAAGATGATGTGGttataacacaaaaatattaacatttgaAAAACAGTCGGcaggtataatttttttttttccttctataaaCACAACAATGAAATCACCTGCAGCTTGGGGCGCATATTGTTGAAATGGAACTGCGCTATAGTTGTACGATGGACTGATAGAAATTACTTGTTTAGGTGGGTTCTCCCTAAACCACATAAACTCAAAgcattatttaactttaaaaatatattttcccaaGACAATACAACAAACAAGACTGAAACACCAAATAACATCAACCAACATAGCATTCAAAACCTGAGTTGACAACCAATCTCCTCCAGAGCTTTTAGCACTACAGGTACATCTCCTGATATCtgtatttaacaaaaaatttcagTTGCCCATTATTCTTTCTATCCGGTTTCAGCTAGTTATCCATTTCACAATTGATGAAAATGAAATCAACTAAAGCAACCTTAAAATTCTCAATATCATACCAAGTTAAACAAATTTccactaacaaaaaaaagggcTAGCAAGGCAATTATTTTATACTCATGAAACAGCTAACAACGAGCTAAATCAAATAAAGAAGCATCAAAACCCCGTCTTAATCTTAAAAAGCAAGTTCATTAAAACCATTACAACAAGCCAACCTGCACAACACGATCAGATTCATAAGCAGAAGCACAGAGAGGCAACTGATTCGGCGCAAGAACAGTGATCATTGCACCTGATGAGTTCCTCAATTTCACTATATTTTGACCAGACATTCCTATCAAAGAACCAGCTTGAGACCCAGCTATTAATAATCTTATCGTATTTGCAGCCACATGCCCTGCATTGACTAGTTTCCCTATCTCCACGCCGCCGCCGCCACTGCTACCTCCATCATCTTCATTCAAAATCAACTCTGCTATTCGCTGCAACGCATTCTCCGCGTCAGTTGCCCCATTCTCACTCTCCTTCGAGCTTATAATTATCACGCGCTCTTCATGTCTCtacataacattaaaaaaaataaaaaataaaaaaactttcgatagtcaatcatttgaatttaagtacaaaaccctaattttcattaaaattggGGGGAATGGGTTTTATTACTGACGGCGACGGCGTCGGCGATTTTGATCGTGGCTTTGGTATCTTCTCGAATCTTCTGGATACGATGGCCTTGTTTGCCGATTACTTTTCCGATCTTTCCCGACGGGACCACGATCCTGAATATAACATCTGCTCTAGCTTGCCGTTTTGCGGCGGATGTTTCACCACCGTCAAAATCGTCACGCCGGCGCTTGGCTGTCACCGGGAGGGCGTTTAACTTAGGCAATTCAGTGCCTGGCGGCGAGGGATTTAACTGTAATTCCCATGGTTGCGCCATCAAAGAACGTTAGTCCTTGTTTGGAGAGAGAAACAAATAGACGAAAGACCGGAGGCTGCCATCAATAAATAATAGGAAAAACTTCAAATGCAACCCCTGATAGTTTACtatattgataattaaattttaaatcttttgattttatcaatacCATCCAAAAATCCATATTTGAAAAtgctttccttccttttttttttttacggtgATTAGtttgttttatgtaaaatattttatatttaaaatattttttaataataaaggtGTATGAGAagataatgataaaataatgataagatGATAGTAgttaaagagaagaaaatgatggtagtaagatgaagaagaatattaaaatagtttgatATGTAACtggaatattaatattttatggaattttatgaattgaaaatattttttaataaatgaattaaatttgaatgttgattataaaatatttttgaaaataaatacaaaaaatccagaaaatattttatacaaaacaaacggataatgacaaataaaaaatcattcaatttatatatttccatttaaagcataaaaataacccccaatctattttaaaatttaattttagaacattaaattataataatttttttttaaaaaaatcttcattatctcatataaaaaaatattataattattttttttagatagattggagtttatttgatatttaaataaagaTACTAGAAGATGATATGCATAGTGGACGGGTGAAATTGTTTAATTGTCTAAAATTGATAGAGTTAagagatttgaaacttaattgaTAACAAGGAAATATATTAGGAGCTAAAATGGGGTTTATCCTGAATAATAAGGACgcataaaactattaaaatcacaattataccctttatataaaaactaaacccGAACTCTTTCAAGCGAATAAACATAAAGCCCTGAAAAATCAGAGCAAAAACCCTAATTTGTGGAAGATGCCAATACCAATTTCAATCTATACAACATTTTGCCGCCATTTTAGCAGCTCTCTACCAAAACGTCCAATATTTACGAGTGTGCCATGGAAGTACAAGAATCAAGCAATCAAACTAGCCCAGCAAGCTTTAACAGATTATCTACACTCAACAAGGTCACTACCATACAGCTATGCAGATCAAATAAGCAAGAattctcttgtttctctctcaaATCTCGTCTCCAACATTCATTTCACTTCACCAACATTCGCTACTTCACTTCAGAAATATCTCAGGTACCATCCCATTAatgaattagagtttttttatgaaagtattgGAATTGATTATGATGAGGTTAGTGGGTTTTTGTCTAatgacaagttttttatttctgaAGAGGGGAGTGCTATAAATGTTTCTTGTGTGCTTTGTGATTTTGGGTTTCCCTGGAATAAGTTGGGGATGTTGTATAAAGAGGAGAAACGTGTTTTCAGTATGAGTGAAGAGGAGGTGAAGTCCAGGCTTTGTGGGCTTAAGGGTTTTAGGTTTAGCACTACGTCGGTGATTGGTATTTCCTTGGCGTTTCCTTTCGTGTTGAGAGGTGAATTGAGTGGCGAGATTGGTACTTTGTTTGATGATCTGAAAAGGGTTTTTGTGGATTTTGATTTGGAGAGTTGTGTTGAAGGAAATGTGGATGCTTGGTATGAGGTTTGTAGGAAAATTCGGGTGTTTTATGATTTGGGTTGTGAGAAAGGGAAAGTAGGGGAGTTGATGGGGAAGAGTAAAAGAATTTTTGTTGATTACCCAGTAGAGGTTTTGGTTCAAAAGGCTgagtttttttgtaaatttggtGTTAGAAAGGAGGATGTTGGTTTGTTATTACTAAAGAAGCCAGGAATTTTGGATTTTCAGTTGGAAGGGCAGGTGATTTCTGTTAAGGGGTTGTTGAAGCATTTTGGGTTGAGTGCTGAAGAATTGAAATCTGTTGCTCAAAATTATGGCCATGTATTTGGCAGAAATAAAATGGCCAATTTGCCTCATGTGATGAGAGCTATGGAGTTACATGAAtggtttttcaataaaattaaggaTGGAAATCATCAGTTGCTTGCTAGTTATGTCATGAGTGATCCTGATGAAGATTTGGATGAAAAATATAGAGATGGCTTGGAAAGGATCCAATGTACAAGAACGCCCATGCATACAATGAATAAGTTGGAGTTCTTGCATGCAATCGGGTTTGGAGAGAATGCTTTAACTATTAAGGTATTAACTGACTTGCATGGTACTAGTAGTGAATTACAAGAACGAGTTGATTGCCTTCTTCGTTATGGGATTGTATTCTCGAAGCTTTGCTCAATGATTAGAATGATGCCAAAGATCCTTAGCCAAAAACCTGAGATACTGCAGCAGAAATTAAACTACCTTTGCAAGGATATGAAATCCTCCTTGCAGTACCTTGatatttttccttcatttttgtgttttaaccTGGAGAATCGGATTAAACCAAGACATAGATTTCATATGTGGCTCACAGAAAGGGGTTTCTGTAAGCAGGAGTACTCCATTGCAAGCATTGTTGCAACCAGTGACAAGAGTTTTGTAGCTCGCTTACATGTAATTCACCCAGATGCTGCAAAACTTTGGGttgatttttctcattcaaAAGCCCACTGAAATATGGAGAACAGTAAAATATGGTGATTCGGTGTGATGATCTTCTTGGCAGGTAGATACTTCTGACAATTACTGTAAAcagtgttttgaattttttcattcATGTATTGGATGGATGTGTCATATCCGTCAATATCTTGCTGACTTGCCCGGGGACACCTGCATCTCTCATTTTCCTCGGTCTCTGGTTCTAGCCTTTATGTAGTATTGAATTCAGCAGCGTTGATTTGATCTTCCTGGGTGCGGCCTTGAGAAAATTCCAACAAATTTTGCGCATCATTTGGAAACAACCAGGGTTTGTTCCATGTTAAGTAAGTTATCTTTTTTGACATCTAAAAAGTATTCATTATATTTGGCTATTCTGCGATCAATAATAGTACTATTGTCTCCAGATACaaggcttttaattttttttaaggaaaagatTTTGCAAACATAGTTCTTGTGTGCGCGTTGACTTCTCCTGCatattaatatgcatgtattgCCATAAAAAAGAGATACATTGGTCTGACTTTGTTATACATGTATTGGCGGTTAATCATAAAAATTCATGACTCTCAGACATTTGAACATCCCATGGAAAATTGTGCTGAAAAAATTCTTCTCATAGTGTTTAGatgaagtgattttttttcaagtaaccTCCAACTTATTGTCTGGGCATGCATTGTTGCAAACTGTTGCATTGATCTTTGCATATGGACatgcagattttttttttgaaaatcttgttGAATTGGGGAAAGAAACCCTTGacaatttcaaccttcaatcCAGTTTTGAAGATTGGGAGAATTGAGTTGGGAGGGCTAGGTTTGTTCACGAGCATTCCACATTTTTTCTTGGTGTAACTCTTAGATGTTTGCTTGCTTGCTTCTATCTTATTTTCTGGGCATATATTGCttccttttttcttgttgttaCTCTTAGATGTTTGCTTGTAATCACTGATTGGTCGACAGATGACCATGGCTGTTGCATATTTTCATCCCTGTGAGCATATGGAGGGTGCATTGAAATTGAAGGCAGAAGTCCCAGGGATGTGGACGACTCGTGGACAATCTCACTTCTCATGAAACTTGCACCTCCCCTTTCTCCTCTCCAGATATAGTGGACATGTAAGCTGGAGAAAGCTGATGGCCAGGCTGCTGAACTCTGATGTTGGAAGTAGCAGTCACTATACCACAATTCTTTCTTACAAGACATTACAATGACACTGCTTGTCTATGATAAGAAAATGACGTATGGGGATGTTTATTCTCACGCAGTTTTTGTTTCTAATGGCGAGCTTTAAGATATTTAGGGGAGTAATTATCTACTCTACTAAAAAGGAACTGGATTCCTTCACCgtccatattttctttttccttctttttttttttattaactctatctttccaaatttttttctttgtgaaacTCCAGCAACTTCACTGTGTTTGTGTGTTAACAGTGAAGGAGCTACCccattgtttctttcttttattggaattcaataacttaattttaaaaaatcatcttctagtttttttctttttgattcaatcttttttttaattacattttttaacatttaatttattttaaattgacctttataatttgtttatatttattttatatgaggttattgtagtttcaaataaatattctggttttttattaatatttaattttacaagtgtttaattttgttattatatcataAAGTAATTGGTAGTTTTTatcaaacaaggaaaaaaaatcaaaattattaaacctagtaGAGTTTATGATATGGGTTATAGGTGTGATCGGTTAAGCCTTGAAATTCGAGTTGATCTAATATattactaatttaatattaaaataaaaaatcatcatgatttaaaaacaaaaataaattatattttttatcaattatttgagttattttagaTCTTTCAAGTTAACTGAAATATATCAaggtaatttttatatattttaattttaaacttaaattatataaagGGTTATTcatgagtttttaaaattgactttTTAGATTAGATCTAACTGCAATACAAAATAGttccttatatattttttcaaaaaaattatgatccaATCTGGACGGAGCGCGCCCAATAAACTATTTTGTTACTAATATACTGTAGCTCTATATAggaattgaaaaggaaattttCTGATTCTCAGACAAGTAAGAGATGCAAACAAAAGAAtgtgagaaaataaaagaaatatttacaatctaaatgataatattattattacttttattggGTTtcggatttgatttttttttttcaaaatgaattcAAAGAATAATTCATCGACGATCCAGAAAATAAAGAGATTCAGGAGGAGCctcgaaaaaattaaaactactcGAGTGCATTTCAGTGTCCTCTTATATGGGCCTTATATTGAGCCCATAAACACCTCGAGTTCGTGGGCCCGTAAGCCTTCctttataataaaaagttaaGAATTTGTGATGCCGACTcgcctttataattttttaaaacagagACAGGTAATGTATTGACGACGTCATAACAGGTGGGGTAAAGTATAATCCAACAAAGAGTGGTAATAGTCATTTGGACCTGCTTTGTTTGACGCATTCGCATTTAAAACTTCTGGGTTTCATAGTTGAAAAACAAGTTAACCCTCCAGATTGTAGATGGATGGCCGTTGATTTTGTATTCTAATCCAAGAtcaagtttttgaaaatataattttttttatataaattatatgtataGTAAAGAGAttttaatctgatttttttttaaaaaaaaatatgactacATGTTATAAGATGGGAGAGTTAATTCTagtttaaaaaaagatggactATTGAAAACCGGGAAAGCtagcaaataaatatattatttctttaaaaaataaaatattattattttgatttaaaaaataatttcttgacTGAATTACAAGTTAATTAAAGTTTTGACTAGGTTATATCtagtcaatttcattttttatttgttttaatgttttataattgttgttttattaatttaaacggAGGTGATTTAACTAAATTTATCCAAACGaacttgatttcattaattttgaatgtttatatataaaaataacaaactaattcgaaaatattttatcaattaaaaaaatgaaagaaaaggccaaaagaaataaattagcaTGTTGTTTCCATTTCCAAATGGAAGTCGCTCGAGATCGACAGATAGGACTGGTCAATGAGTGAACAACAAACCACGTTAATGCCAAGGGTGTATCTACTCATTACAATATTTGACACTCTCTGCATGGTGTGATGAACGTGTCTCCGTACagggattttttaaaaaaatcagcacAGTAGATGTAAAATTTTATCTGCGCCGTTTAAAAAAATCTGGTAAAATACCATAgtttaatatttctaaaacatgaaataattaaattttaattttttactttaattgatCAACTAGTTGGATCTAATtatattaatcaattaattgttttacataaaaatcataattttatacagatttatttctaaatatatttatagataaaaagtATATCTCTCTCGTTCCACCTGTATAGTAAAAATTAGaatccaattaaaatattaaaaatttattattcatataatatcATCCACTATATCATTACGCAGaccatcaaattttttaataaaaaaatctcacgAGGACATTTAATTTTGAcagatttgaaattttttttattaattttagaatcaatcaatcaattttacTGATTAttgtaaactaattaaataattaaagtttcacCTATCATATTTCGAAACACATATAACCAAAATATATTCTTTCACtgaaatttttacttttatatcgATTcgctaatatttttaattttacgtGCTAACCGCTAAATTTATCCTCGGTATAACCATGCGAAGAGGTCTGATGACCTCAGAATTGAAAATTCAGGtcgtttttttcctttttaagtgCAAGTTGAATAAACATTGAGCTGGGTCATGGCCAGTTCATCATGACTCTATTAGATGACACGAGGGTGCGTTACGTTGcggttataattaattttaaaaaaatatggacgaaaaaaaaaatacaaagaacataATTTCAGAGTTATAAATTTTACAATATTAGGATGATAATATATTGAattcatctttattttataacttaatTCATTAAACTcgagttataaattttattgtgctggataattttattttaaaaaatttattttttacctaaacatgtaacaaaaaaatagagatttttttgaaacaaaGTTAAAACATGaaactagaataaaaaataaaaataaaaaaacgaaaaaatatTAGATCGGTTCTTGGGCATAATTTGTCAAATTCACTTGATCATGGATTTTATTAGGATTGgtagtttttctttaaaaaatatttctagctaaatttatgataacaaaaataaataatttttttttgtacaaaaatAAAGGATGTAATTGGAATGAAGAATTGAAGGGAAagacaagataaaaaataaa is a window encoding:
- the LOC133681585 gene encoding flowering locus K homology domain-like isoform X2 yields the protein MAQPWELQLNPSPPGTELPKLNALPVTAKRRRDDFDGGETSAAKRQARADVIFRIVVPSGKIGKVIGKQGHRIQKIREDTKATIKIADAVARHEERVIIISSKESENGATDAENALQRIAELILNEDDGGSSGGGGVEIGKLVNAGHVAANTIRLLIAGSQAGSLIGMSGQNIVKLRNSSGAMITVLAPNQLPLCASAYESDRVVQISGDVPVVLKALEEIGCQLRENPPKQVISISPSYNYSAVPFQQYAPQAAADYVTMEMMVPETMMGGLIGRSGSNISRIRVESGAVIKVHGGKGAQKHRHIQLAGSSQQVALAKQRVDEYIYSQLVQQAGTQQLQI
- the LOC133681585 gene encoding flowering locus K homology domain-like isoform X1, which produces MAQPWELQLNPSPPGTELPKLNALPVTAKRRRDDFDGGETSAAKRQARADVIFRIVVPSGKIGKVIGKQGHRIQKIREDTKATIKIADAVARHEERVIIISSKESENGATDAENALQRIAELILNEDDGGSSGGGGVEIGKLVNAGHVAANTIRLLIAGSQAGSLIGMSGQNIVKLRNSSGAMITVLAPNQLPLCASAYESDRVVQISGDVPVVLKALEEIGCQLRENPPKQVISISPSYNYSAVPFQQYAPQAAADYVTMEMMVPETMMGGLIGRSGSNISRIRVESGAVIKVHGGKGAQKHRHIQLAGSSQQVALAKQRVDEYIYSQLVQQAGTQQCIFRLQI
- the LOC133681652 gene encoding transcription termination factor MTEF18, mitochondrial, encoding MPIPISIYTTFCRHFSSSLPKRPIFTSVPWKYKNQAIKLAQQALTDYLHSTRSLPYSYADQISKNSLVSLSNLVSNIHFTSPTFATSLQKYLRYHPINELEFFYESIGIDYDEVSGFLSNDKFFISEEGSAINVSCVLCDFGFPWNKLGMLYKEEKRVFSMSEEEVKSRLCGLKGFRFSTTSVIGISLAFPFVLRGELSGEIGTLFDDLKRVFVDFDLESCVEGNVDAWYEVCRKIRVFYDLGCEKGKVGELMGKSKRIFVDYPVEVLVQKAEFFCKFGVRKEDVGLLLLKKPGILDFQLEGQVISVKGLLKHFGLSAEELKSVAQNYGHVFGRNKMANLPHVMRAMELHEWFFNKIKDGNHQLLASYVMSDPDEDLDEKYRDGLERIQCTRTPMHTMNKLEFLHAIGFGENALTIKVLTDLHGTSSELQERVDCLLRYGIVFSKLCSMIRMMPKILSQKPEILQQKLNYLCKDMKSSLQYLDIFPSFLCFNLENRIKPRHRFHMWLTERGFCKQEYSIASIVATSDKSFVARLHVIHPDAAKLWVDFSHSKAH